A section of the Castanea sativa cultivar Marrone di Chiusa Pesio chromosome 12, ASM4071231v1 genome encodes:
- the LOC142619204 gene encoding uncharacterized protein LOC142619204, with protein MNQSYEVMLTTTTPLCKRNHKTTVLITKSFNNLDIVLFSKRIGLMNMEKATLWTTPYFDFKISEGKFERIRELYEKLLDKLKHLKGHQLNAESNTGESIFKTKNHVS; from the exons ATGAATCAGTCTTATGAGGTGATGTTAACAACAACTACACCTTTGTGCAAACGAAATCACAAAACTACAG TGCTCATCACCAAGAGCTTCAACAACCTTGACATTGTCCTCTTTAGCAAACGGATTGGCCTGATGAATATGGAGAAAGCTACATTATGGACAACA CCATACTTTGATTTCAAAATATCAGAGGGGAAGTTTGAAAGAATCAGAGAGCTTTATGAGAAACTTTTGGACAAACTAAAGCACTTGAAG GGCCACCAATTAAACGCAGAAAGCAACACAGGAGAAAGCATTTTCAAAACCAAGAACCATGTCTCATGA